A region of the Arenibacter antarcticus genome:
AGGCCGATTTTGAATTGAATCCACTTTCATAGGCAATTCCGAGTAAAGAATAATTATGAAATTTTGGATCTTGAATTTTTCTTTTTACTTCGGCTACCCGGTACTTATTGATGAAATTGAAAAAGTTTTTTTCGTGTATTTCATTAATAACCTGCGAAAGATGGTGGGTAGATACATTTAAACCTTCTGCCAACTTGGGCAATGTAAGATCCGCATCTAAATACGGTTTATTAGATTTCATATATTGTCCCACTTTATTACAACATTTTTGTAATTCATCATCTTCCAGTTTTGAAGCAGCATATTTAATTTCTGTTTCACTAGTAATCGCTTTCTCAATTTCTATGGGATAACTAATAAATACTTGTTTTTGTCTCAATCCGAAATACCCAATTAAGATAATAAAGACCGAAAGAGACAGAAATAGTCCATTTGTACAAAAATCTATGGTAAATAGTTGAAAAACATGATGAATCACCGCTATAGCAATCAATACCGTCCAGACTACTCCAAAAATTGGGATTAGTTTTTTCCAACCACTCCATATTAACTTCCTTGGAAGAGAAATCTAAAGTAGATTCTTTGCTTTCTCGAAATCTTTTAAAGGCTAAAAGAAAGTATACAGGTCCCGATACTGCGGTGATCATGAGGAATAAGATAAATATTAGCGGGGGTTCGGCTATTTTCTCAGATACATGATCTACACTGATCCCCTCTGAATACCCAGGAAATTGAAACGCTATTAGTAAGTAAAACATAAAGGCTAAATAAGGCAAGAAATGCCATAAATCCTTAGACTTAAAATATTTCTTGTTTAAAGTGAGCGCGCCGACATATAGATATAAAAAAGGGCCATGCAATAAAAATGAAGCGATAATTCCTATTGATAAAAAAGGATCCACTGGAATAATATCTATCGTTAAGGAGTAAGCAGCAGTAGCAAACCCTAGATATAGGAGCCAAATAATCAAGATTCTATCGTGTAGTTGTTTTGGTCTTTTTTGTAGAAGCAATGCAATAAAGAATAATGCATTAAAAGAAGCAATAAAAAATAAATATGTCATCGTCTTATCGTTGCTGTTATTCCCGCTTTGAAGAATTATTTATCCCATTAAAAAATGGCAGTCATTTTATTCAAAGCTATATTAATTTCATTGAATAATGAGGTTCCTTCCCTGGCTTCTTTTTCCACTCAATACGAATTGTCCCATTTAAATTAAATAATGCAATGCTTTATCTGGTTGGGCAGTGGAGTTTTTTTGAAGTTTGTTCAAATGAGTGTATCCCAATTAGATATGAATTTACTTGGCCGTAAATTCTTCCACAATGATTACACCTAGAAATGTGCAGGTTACCTTGTTACGCTTTAGATAAATCCATAAATTAGAGGAATTAGAAACAGATAAAGTGTGTTATGGATATCGTTAAAACAATAGTGGAGTTCTTCAAGAAACCCGTACAGGAACGGGTTAACGAATCTCCTGCAAGAGTCTGTTCCCTATGCTGGGGTTACCAAGAATACGACGGAAAAATACGGCGAATATATAAGGACAGACAAGTGGAGGTTAACAACCATCGGGACTCATATATGCTTATCCAAAATTTTGTAAAGGAACATGTGGATGGTTATCAAATTAAGGATGGAGTAGTTCACGTGTGTCCGAATTGTAGTGAATTTGAAGAGGGGAAGGATAGGATTAAAAAGTTTGATCCTTTTGAGAAGTAGAAGTAGGGAATATCATTTTCATAAGAAAGAAATTTGATTCCTGTTTTTTTTGGAATAAGGAAAAGCTCTTAAATAACCAATAATAATAATTTGCAGTAATAAAATCATATCCATTTATCCAAAAAACAACATCAGTATGGGGCATTTTTCAATTAGAATTTTAGGGTTTATAATAGTGTTTTTGAACCTTTTTTTAGTTGAAAGTGTTGTAAACGCCCAAAATCCTGAGGAGTCTGTTTTTCATATAAACCGGGGTAAGACCCTCGATTGGATTTCTTATAAATCACATGATGATGCCCTACAACGGATAATCAGTAATGAGGCATTTTATCACCTGGAAAAGAGGAAAGAAGTCATTGATGGTTTAAGAACAAAATTAGATTGGCTATCGTATAGGGATAGCATAAAAATTATATTAAATTCTCCCCTTTCCAAATTTGCAAAAACGCCACTTAATCCGCAGCTTACTGGAGTTGTAGATCGCGAAGATTTTAGGGTTGAAAAAATTATTTTTGAATCCCATCCAGGATTTTATGTTACAGCCAGTTTATTTCTTCCAAACCAGAGACAGGACCCTGCTCCCGCTATTATTTATACTTCTGGACATACTAGCCTTGGCTTCAGAAGTGAAGGCTATCAACATGTTATTTTAAACCTGGTATCTAAAGGCTTTATTGTATTGGCGTATGATCCTATTGGGCAAGGAGAAAGACTGCAATACCATGATGCAAAATCAGGTAATTCCACGATAGGAGGTCCTACAAAGGAGCATTCTTATGCGGGTGCCCAAACCCTGTTATGGGGAGCCTCATTATCGGATTATTTTATATGGGATGGGATAAGGGCAGTGGATTACCTTTATACACGGCCTGAAGTTGATGTAACACGTATTGGAATCACGGGAAGATCTGGGGGAGGCACACAAACAGCTATGATCGCTGCTTGCGACGAGCGCATTTATGCAGCGGCTCCTGAAGCCTTTATTACAAATTATAAGAGGCTATTACAGTCTTCAGGAATTCAGGATGCAGAGCAGAATTTGTATCATGGTATCTCTAAAGGAATTGATCACCCTGATTTTTTACATGTCCGGATGCCCAAGCCCAGCCTGATCATCACTACAATTAATGATTTTTTCAGTATTCAAGGAGCACGTGAAACATTTTCCGAAGTAAAAAAATCATATACAGCACTTGGAAAAGAGGATAATATTCAGATGGTCGAAGACATGGGGAAGCATGAATCCACCAAATTAAACAGGATGGCCATGTATGGTTTTTTTCAAAATCATTTATCCCTGCCCGGTGATACTGATGATATTGAAATTGAGCCTTTCCCGGTTGAAGCCCTTTGGTCAACGCAAACCGGTCAAACTTCTTCTTCTTTAAGTGGGAAAACAGTTTTTAACTTAAACATGGAATATTTTGGAGGGAAAAGCACTCTAAAACCTTTGTTATCTGAACATCGTATTGAACTGTCGGGAATTAAACTCGACCGCAATTTATCAGCTGCTGTATTTACGGGAAAGATTGAAAGAAATGGAATTGAAGTTGAGAAGTATTTTCTGGAAAACACAAAAGGGGACTATGCTTTACCTGTGTATATGGCTACAAATGGGAATTCCAAAGCTGATAAAGTGCTATTGTGGCTGCATCCCAAGGGAAAGGAAATTATATTGGAGAGTAAATATATAAATGAAATTTTGGACCAGGGGTATACGGTTGTTTCTGCCGACCTTCCAGGGATGGGAGAACTGCATAACCCTGACTTTTCTGGAGATGGAATTATCCAACAAGTCCCATTTAATTATCTGTTCGGTGCTAACTTAGTAGGTAAAAGCATAGCAGGTATTCAGGCTGAATCCATAGATTTACTAGTCCAGTTCATTCATGGTGATCCCCCAAATAAAATGAGGAAGTTCCACGCCTTGATAGAAAACGCAACAAGTTCTAGCTTCCTGCATTATATAGCACTTAATAATCCTTTTGACAGATCGGTAGTATATAACCCATACGTATCGGATTCAGAATATATAACAAAGGAATATTACAATCCGGAGGAGGCTTTTATTAGTGTTCCGGGAAGCTTGCCGTATTACAATCTGCTCAACCTTGTGGAACTACATCCAAAAGATTCTTTAAAATTGATTAACAGCACTTTATCTGACCGAACAGTAGATGAACTAATAGACTTTTTAGCGAAATAAAGTTATATAACGTATTTAGGGCGATTTATTTGTAGCGGGTTTTATGTAAATTGGCGTATCGAATCAGGACTAGATGTTAAGATAATACGTTAATCGAATGGAATAATTTTCACCCAATCTATATACATATAATCGATATCAAAATCGCTCTTGGATATCCACCACGGAAACCAGATACCTACTGAAAACTCAGCGGCATGGTCTGGAATATGTTCATAGGATTGATGGATCAGTTTATTGTCATAATACCATTCTATCCTAGGTTGTTCCCCTTCAGATCCGGCATACCAGTCAAATCGGTAGAGGTGGAACTCGCCGTCGGTTTGATCGCCAATATAAATGTCGGCGGTGTTTTGATGTTCATCGGCAACTCCGCGCCAGTTAGACAAAAGCCCCCAATTTAAATCGGAATCTTCCGGTTTATAGGGATATTGGTTACGTCCGGGAAACTCAAAATCGATCTCGTGATTGTACTCCTCGTTTTCATAATAATAGGTCCAAAATGCAGATAAGGCTCCCGGTTGGGGACAAATTTTTGCCCTGACTTCATAACTTCCGGAAGCAAATTTTTTCTTCGTACTAATTGCACCGCCTACTTTAGTGTTTTGTCCATGCCCTTTAATATTCCCTGTATAGTGGTCTCCCAATCCCCGGATCACTAGATTCCCATCTTGGAGATACACATTTTCGGGAACAACCCCACCATGTGATTCCTTTGAGACATTTTCGCCCCACTTTGTGTTAAGGATATTCCATTTCTCGGTATCTAGCTCTGTGGCTTTAAAATCATCAAAAAAACCCTGGGCACCTAAAGGGAGGGGAAAATGGGCTTGTAAGAAGACCATACATAAAAGAAAAAATGGTTTGGACATTAAATGGTTTAATTCAACTCTTGTTGGTAATGTAAGACTTTTAAAATATAAACGAATAACATCTTAACCTTTAAAATTTACTGTCAAGGTCTTGGCGACCTACTATGGCCATTATAACGACCATATCATCAATTACTTAATAATAGAAACTGTCAACCCCGGAAACACTGCGCCTATAACCTTTGTGGATATGATCTACTGATGGAAAAAGAAATGGGTCTTTAGCTATTGTTTCAAATGTAATCCTTCTTGACATCTATATCCCTTACGGGAGTTTTACATGTATTCTGTTCTAGACTGGTAAAGAACACTTGATAATCTGTAGTTTTTTTTAATCGGAAGGTTTCGGACAAATCACCATGGGTAAAAGTACCGTCGAATATTCCCTCTTTCCCCACCTCTTTCTGAGCGTGGAAAAAGGAGGTTAGCAAAATAGTTATCAGGATTGTATAATGGTGTTTTTAATTACTTCAGATTTTAATCTCAAAAACGATAAGGATACCTATTAAAGTTGCAAATTCTTGTTACAGTTACAGTGCTTATGGGTTGATGTTGTTCTTATCGCTATACCACCTTTTCAACCATTTAGAAATACCTTCCAAACCGGGGTAAATGATCCTTTCCGTAATATTTGCTTGATCGAGTTTATCTCTTATTTCCCACTTTAATTCTGATGGAATAATTACCTTTTTTAAATATTTGGGATGATTTTTAAGCCACTCCAATGGACTGGAATCAGGATCTAGCATAAACGAAAAAAGTGCAAATTGGTTTATTATGCGATCGTCTAGCGAGGGTGGCTCAAAAAACACCATGGTATTTGTATTCCTACTCGAAAATTCATAAAGTTCCTCTAGGGAATTTCCTATGGTCTGTTTCAGTTCCATTGAGCTAAAATAGAAGATATCTTTACTCAAAATGGGTGTTTTTAGCTCCTCTGGCAGATGCTCTCTAAGTGCGACATAGTTTACCATCCATATGGCACCGTCCACATTATAAGTTCCCATGTCCTCTGTTAAAAAATGTAGTGCAACATTTGGGGAATGGGTCCAGTCTATAAGTCTTGTAGGAAGTCCGTGGTGTTGCCCCAAGGAAATCCAGTTCCAAAGGTTGTTATAATCATCGATCAAGGTATTTATAGGCGAGTACTTCTTAAAGTTTCTGATCATTGTACCTTCTACCTTAGAAGGCGTTCTTCCCAATCTTTGCAGACTTGTCTCTAATCCAAATTGGGCATTATAGACGCCCCTATACGCATACGGAGATCGAAACCTGTCGATTTTATCGTCTTTTTCCTTGAATAGAAATGCTTGTAGTTCTAACCAATTCTTAGGTTCAAATAACTCGAAATCTGCCATTTATCTGAATAATTTTAGTGTGATACAAAAACAGGGTACTATGTATGCCAACAACGCTGTAAACCTACGTTATCAGCACGGACCTTGTATGGGAGTAGTGCATACTAAATTACAACATTTTCTTTGCAAAAAACAGGTATTTCTTAATGTTGTAATTAGCAATCAGACCATATTTGGTCTTCCGACCAATCCCACATGCCTCCTGTTTGTTGCTTCTCATTACTAATATACAACCGAAATAGGAATGTTCTTAAGCTCATTTTCCAGTTTGTAATGGATTCTAGGTGGAAATTCTTTCCCGGAACTTTCGGGGAAGATATATTCCCTACTTTTTTTTTACTCTTTTTATTTCTAACTTGATATTTTGGATCCTACAGGATACCAATGGCAAAGTCATATGATTTTGGTCATTAGAGGCGCATTTTCTTTCCTTTATCTTTGAGAGAATATAGTAGTACTGATTTAGAAATGAATACGGTGTAATTCATGTTTAAAGGCGTTAAAGAATTTTTTATAGAGATCGGTGATCTCTCTTATTTTGCAGCCCGGTTTTTTAGGGAGGCCCTAAAGCCCCCTTTTGAATTTAAAGAGTTGTTGCGTCAATGTTATCAGATGGGGAACCGTTCCTTGTTCTTGGTAGGCATTACTGGTTTTATAATTGGCCTAGTGCTCACCTTGCAGACCAGACCTACTTTGATCCAGTTTGGTGCAGTTTCTTGGATGCCAAACATGGTAGGGATTTCTATAGTACGGGAAGTAGGCCCTGTTATTACCGCTTTAATCTGTGCAGGTAGAATTGCATCGGGGATAGGGGCAGAATTAGGATCTATGCGGGTTACGGAACAAATAGACGCCATGGAAGTCTCTGGCACCAATCCCTTTAAATATTTGGTGGTTACACGGATATTAGCCACTACCCTAATGTTGCCCCTTCTTGTGGTTTTTGGGGATGTATTGGCACTGTACGGGTCCGCCTTGTTGGAAAATATAAAAGGAGGAGTTTCTTTTCAACTTTATTTTAATACTGTTTTTAACGCTTTAAGCTTTTCCGATCTGGTACCGGCAACCATAAAATCCGTTTTTTTTGGATTTATCATTGGATTGGTGGGCTGCTATAAGGGCTATTACTGTAAAAAAGGAACGGCAGGCGTTGGGGTGGCAGCCAACACAGCAGTAGTCATGGCATCCTTGCTGTTGTTCTTTGTCGATTTTATTGCGGTAATTATTGCCGATATTTTTTATGAACTATAATTCATATGGAAAATCAAGATCAAATAAAACCTTCAGCATTAAAAAATGACTCTAGAAAAGCGGTCATAGAAATCCGGGATCTTCGCAAAAGTTTTGGGGATAACCATGTGTTGAACGGATTTAATATGACCTTGCGGGAAGGCGGTAATTTGGTAATCATGGGGAAATCTGGTTCCGGAAAATCCGTGATGATCAAATGTGTTGTAGGCTTGGTGAAGCCCGATAGCGGCATGGTAAAAATATTGGGTAAGGAAATAAATAATTTGGACCGTGGGGCAATGGATGAATTACGATCGGATATTGGATTTCTCTTTCAGGGAAGTGCACTCTACGATTCCATGACAGTCCGTGAAAATCTAGAATTCCCCATGCGTAGGCACAAAAAAAAGTTGGGGGTAATCAAGGATACGGAACCGTTGGTTTTGGAAGCTTTGGAAAATGTGGGTCTGGCCCATACTATGGACCTGATGCCCTCCGAACTATCTGGCGGTATGAAAAGAAGGGTCGCCTTGGCACGTACCCTGATCTTAAAACCAAAAGTAATCCTCTATGACGAACCTACCAGTGGCCTAGACCCTATAACTTCTAAAGAGATTATAGAACTAATGCATTCCATACAGAAGAAATACGGCACTTCTTCCCTGATTATTACTCATGATGTGGATTGTGCCCGGGTTATATCCGAGCGGATGATCCTTTTGGTAGATGGTATTAATTACGCCGAGGGCACCTATGCCGAACTATCACAATCCACTGACCCTAAGGTAGAAGCTTTTTTTAAAAAATAGAAAGATGGCAAAAACAAAATTGGAGAATTTAAAACTCGGAATATTCGTGGTCTTTGGTGCAGCTTTGTTGGTTGTAGCGGCCTATTTAATTGGAAATAAGCAGAATATGTTTGGAAAAACAATTCCGATAAGCGCTATTTTTAAAAATGCAAACGGAATTCAAACGGGGAACAATGTCCGTTTTTCTGGTATCAATGTGGGCACTGTAAAAAAAATAGAAATGATAAATGATACCACCATCCGGATACACATGATCGTTGAAGAAAAAATACAGAATCATATTAAGAAAGATGCTGTAGCAACTATTGGTTCCGACGGCCTTGTAGGTAGTATGCTCATCAACATTGTTCCGGGGGATGGAACGGCGACCCCAATAGCCCCAGGGGACGAGTTGCAGTCTTTAAGTAAGGTTGCCACCCAAGACATGCTCAACACACTTAGTCTGACCAATGAAAATGCCGCTTTGTTAACCGAAGACCTTTTAAAGGTATCCCGATCATTGACCCAAGGAAAAGGCACTTTTGGAAGGTTACTAAATGATACCTTAATGGCAGAAGATTTGTATCAGACCATTACCAATTTAAAACATACCAGCAGACAGGCCAATATAATGATTACCGAAATGAATTCGCTTGTACATCAGATCGACCTAGAGAACAGTACTGCCGGGATACTCTTAAAAGATTCTATTTCTGGGAATAGGATGCGAAGTATAATTGCCAATCTGGAAAATTCGAGTCTAGAGATTCAAAATATGTCCTTGAACTTAAATTCGGTGATCGGGGAGTTTAAACAAGGGAAAGGGGCCATTAATTATTTGGCATCGGATACGACTTTGGTACACCAATTGGAAACCACCATGGAGAATGTCACCAAAGGGGTCCAAAATTTTAATGAGGTAACCGAAGCCTTAAAGCACAATTTCTTGACCAGAAGGTATTTTAGAAAGTTGGAAAAGGAACAGCAAAAAGAGGTAAAGAAAGCAGAGGAGTAGGCAGGGGTAACCCTAACTTTGGTCTATATCAATACAACTAATTAAGGGCCTATTCTACTATAACCTATAGTTTAAACAGGAATAGACCCTTTCCTTAATCTTGTTTTTTTAATTTCCACCCAATTTTAGTCTGTAGGGCAATCAAGATGGCTACAAAACAGACAAGGGCGATCATAACTAGCCATTTTATTTCTGGCATAATAGCATCTATCCCGCCACCATAAACCGCTACTTTCCTAAATCCGCTTAAGAATTGGGTCAATGGAATGTATTGTGCTATATGGGCTATTGCATCTGGCATCGCCATGGTAGGCCAAGTAAATCCACTTAACACAAAAGCCGGAGTGGAAATTACCATTAACAGCTCGGTTGCTTTTAGTTGGTTGGGGATCATCACGGAAAATAACATCCCGATCATCATAGAAGCTATACTTAGTAAGGCTACCAATATGAACATAGCAGGATTATAAATATCGGCATCTATATTAAAGAAAGGGATAAACCGACTAACAATAAGCCACATCACCGGTATAAATAATAGGAATGGAACCGATTTTAGCGCTACATGGTAAATGGACCAGCGGTTTACGTCTATTAGTTTGGAAAAATATCCGTCTTCAAAATCCCTGGCAAAGACTAGGGCCATAGCCAAGAAAATAACCTGTTGCATTATACCGCCCAATAGCCCAGGGAGCATAAAACTTACGTAGTTGCCTGTGGAATTGTAAAGCTTATTAAAATTGATTTTAAACGGCTCATAGGATTTGGCAGCAACATCAGGGGCAAGTCCCTGCCGCTGTAGGCCCGATATTTCGATTCCCGCATTTAAGGTCATAAGTACGGATTGGATGTTTACACTGGCGGTATTAGCGTTCAGGATATTCCCCATATTTAGGTCGACCCTAATTTCGGGATACCGTTTTTGAAGCAGGTCCGCTTCAAAATTAGACGGGATGGTAATGACTGCCGCATAGCCCATATAAGGCATCTCTTGGGCAATATTTCCAGCAATGGGCCTAATGTCACTTATCAATAAGACTTCATTATCGTCAAAGGCATCTATCACCATGTCTGAAGCAGGACTGCTGTCCTGATCGATGATCACAATGGGGAGGTCCAATACTTTTGCTTGCTGATAAACAAAGCCAAACATAAGTCCATACAAAATGGGCGCCCCAAAAAATATAGCCACCACCACATCGTTGGAAAATATGCGGCGGAACTCCTCTTTTACCAAATGGATAAATTGCTTCATAGATAGGGCTTATTTAAGAAGTACGGTTGCGTTGATAAAGAACTGCTGCTTTTGCGATGTATCTTCAGGAATCAATTTTAGCTCGTAAATAGCCTCGTCTAGTTTGTATAAAGGAGAGGTACTGGTAATGTCTGCGTACCTAGGCAATTGTTTTATAGCTGTAATTTTAGACGGACTCTCTTCCTTGGTATACGGATTTAATACGGTAAGGGTTTGCCCAATCTTATAGTCATAAATTTTAGATTCGCTAACCGTAAACCTATAGTATACGGTATTGGTCTGGTACCCATTAAACAAGGTATATCCCGGGCTGGCCAGTTCTCCTTGGTTCAGGGTAATGGTTTCTATAGACATATCGGTAGGTGCGATGATGTATTTTTCATCGGCAGCTATCAGCACTTCGTTTTTGGCGCCTTGGGCCCTATCCAATTGTCCCTTGGCCTGTGCCAAAAGTTCTTGGCGTGTCCCTATCTTAACTTCTTGTTGCTTGGCTTCCATGGCACTGAGCTGTGCCCTTGCCATATCTACCTTCATTTGTGTTTCCTCAAACATTTGGGCGGTGACCAATGAATCCTTGTACATGGCAGTTATCCGTTTTAGGGATTCCACCGCAAATTTTAATTGCGCCTTACTGGCCTGTACCTGACTCTTTATCTGTTCTAATTGTTCTGTAGTAGCTCCGTTATGGGCCATGTTTAATTGTCCTTGGGCGGCCAGCAATGCACCATCTGCTTGAAAAAGCTTTGCACCTATTTCGGGTACATCTATCAGTGCCAAGGTGTCTCCCTGCTTTACATTCTGTCCCTCGGTAACATATACTTCAGCTATACGTCCTGCAAGCTTACTGCTGACAGAGATGGTCTCAAACTTAACTTTTCCCCTCAGGTCGGTAATTTCGTTGTTACGGTTGCAGCCGAATAAAAATACGGTGGCAAAACATCCTATTAATATTGATTTATACATGAACATTATTTTTATTTTGATAAAATTTTCGGTGATATTAAAAGGTTAGCAGTCCTTTGGCGTACAATAATTCAATGCCGGCCTTCCGTTGGTTATAATACGATTTCTGTAGATCAAATTTTGCTTTTTCTACTTCTGTAAGGGCATCCAAGACTTCACTGACCGTAGTCAGTCCGTTTTTGTATTGTTTGTTGGTCAGTTCATAGTTAGATTCGGCCAAATCTACCTCCAGTTGGGTCATTAGACTGGTTTCCTTGGCAGATTGTAATGATAGTTGGGCCATTGTTATGCCTAACTGTATCAATTCCTCCGTCTCATTGATCTGTTCTCTATATTTCAGCCCTTCAATCTTGGTTTGGTCACTTTTTAATTTAGAGACAAACCCATCAAAAATATTCCACTTAGTCCCAACCCCTACATACCATTTTGGCTCTAAAAGGGAAAGGTCGTCCTCTATAAATTCATAATGTCCTTTTAGGGCTATCTTGGGAATAAAATTATTCCGTTCCATTTTAGATTTAAAGGAAGTAGCCAGTTCCGCCTCCTCCAAGGCATTAATCTCATTGCGTTTTTTGCTTTCCATTGTTTCGTCTATAGCAAATGGCAATAAATCTGGACGAAGATTGTCCAGAAACTCTGGTGCCGCACCTGTGTATTGTTGTAATACGGCAATCACTAGTTTTTGTTGATTCTGAGCTTCCAATTTTTTTGTCGCTAATTTTTGTTTTGCCAGGCTTAATTTTTGTCGGTCAATAGGAGTTGCCAAGCCATTATTTATGGCTGAGGAAACAAATTTATCCTGCTTTTCCAAGTACTGGGTCATGCTTTTTATCACCTCTTCCGATTTTATGGCCAAGCCCAATTTGTCATATAGATCTATAGTTTTGAGGACAACTTGGTCTTCTTCTAACTTATTGGCGATTTCCAAGGATTTATGCTTGTGCTTGCTTGCCTTAATTGCGTTGCTCACCTGAAAACCGCTAAAGAGTGTCCAGTCTACGTCTACAGCAGATTTTAAGATATTCTTCTTCTGTAGTGGTGGTATATCCGTCAGAGGGATTCCCGCTGGGAAGGGAGCGTTAAAGGGAACTCCAATGGCTTCTTTAATAAGTAACTTTTGAGTGCCTACCAAAAGATTTTGAGTATCGTCATCAAATACAATATCATCGTTAAGCC
Encoded here:
- a CDS encoding TolC family protein, giving the protein MNKAIRLLILLFVFTSSLGSGLYAQHLSEELQLLITEAKAKNSSIKINHLNMEQASIETKTARNTLLPKIYLSGSYTRLNDDIVFDDDTQNLLVGTQKLLIKEAIGVPFNAPFPAGIPLTDIPPLQKKNILKSAVDVDWTLFSGFQVSNAIKASKHKHKSLEIANKLEEDQVVLKTIDLYDKLGLAIKSEEVIKSMTQYLEKQDKFVSSAINNGLATPIDRQKLSLAKQKLATKKLEAQNQQKLVIAVLQQYTGAAPEFLDNLRPDLLPFAIDETMESKKRNEINALEEAELATSFKSKMERNNFIPKIALKGHYEFIEDDLSLLEPKWYVGVGTKWNIFDGFVSKLKSDQTKIEGLKYREQINETEELIQLGITMAQLSLQSAKETSLMTQLEVDLAESNYELTNKQYKNGLTTVSEVLDALTEVEKAKFDLQKSYYNQRKAGIELLYAKGLLTF